The Platichthys flesus chromosome 10, fPlaFle2.1, whole genome shotgun sequence genome includes a window with the following:
- the LOC133961426 gene encoding uncharacterized protein LOC133961426 isoform X4: MLDTEGQWSEALASNNVRAIIRWLRTLEGDVDKEEILPTFSCWVQRTSEFTKKELLTLCFSRCQSLWMFLDRSSFTRVHMLLQRLRNLLTLAEWARRQLASAHLWHGVGVPCGICRDTLSSSDVRQGCWGREHRALKQHIWLGRLVQWFGIMGLLPKLPEAHEVKRISQMWKEMEHNHQKSCLETLGWEEEEGGGRGRSFIQGLVTELSKKHWCVWASEDCRDQRYPPPDLQALLKLVLVPRIDNLSVQAILMYFILDMASFLQCRDDLLRSFCLAFTIPAGFSQQIRAFWLLDHGHVKASMELLLSPRAAVPWLPWQHRCIIHCLLTRKQPSSALRYLHWARPAIESAEDAQLFVDVLLQNSCVSAAWDLLRRGHTESDDAATYFLQVCNRFGLCTEALKCIPAGCNAEGDNGTKSTGMKEAGRPPCPLSAKLYQAQSTVSPGELVQLVRFAAMEVRNPRPQISELVWPEHAERKSNSRDMFLSTQTLSLLTPGSSPMDLTEEQTAHTEESGEELIHNQQHETHKHSSSCKELTCESVSSFPASSSLPLLRRGCPHVYESTLTLQRISSLLTDSEYKSVGDDEEERRPPSSVDVLPDCPELLPTPDGATDLVSHSNWKRGASAERVLSAEEGEHVETGVFSSEDSTGGDTVSGLTMDATLPPDKSNGISQSHPSLCEAKLEGHSFLSHDFGITDPWSTVMPQDDQSDCIASQIFSLCEEAISDCFVEEDLHQEEALGCFSQDPSCSLWTDLHHGPMLEQPTATGASGDLVKMGVQDSPRLSPVCSLISTSSAPSETSDKSPHTTRLKTDDPCVRSTSAGPDHCKVGRGRQDAETRGASSGLVSAAEPGAAFTPDKSRALNQPYSYSLLTFMDFTANLQGDKRGGKQADKEEPAGWSSGKASQGAMRSGRTRSRKGKRVKRA, from the exons ATGTTGGATACAGAAGGCCAGTGGTCTGAGGCGTTGGCGAGCAACAACGTCAGAGCCATCATACGCTGGCTGCGGACACTTGAAG GTGACGTCGACAAGGAGGAAATCCTACCGACCTTCAGCTGCTGGGTGCAGCGGACGTCAGAGTTTACCAAAAAGGAGTTGTTAACATTAT GCTTCAGTCGGTGCCAGAGTCTCTGGATGTTCCTGGACCGCAGCTCTTTCACCCGAGTTCACATGCTGCTCCAGAGACTGAGGAACCTGCTCACGCTGGCAGAGTGGGCGAGACGACAGCTCGCCTCAGCCCACCTCTGGCACG GTGTGGGGGTCCCGTGTGGGATCTGCAGGGACACGCTGAGCTCCTCAGACGTCAGACAAGGTTGCTGGGGTCGAGAGCACAGGGCTCTGAAGCAGCATATCTGGCTGGGGCGGCTCGTTCAGTGGTTCGGCATCATGGGGCTTCTGCCCAAGCTCCCTG AGGCCCATGAGGTGAAGCGGATCTCTCAGATGTGGAAGGAAATGGAGCACAACCATCAGAAATCTTGTCTGGAGACACTTGG atgggaggaggaggagggaggaggaagagggcgCTCTTTCATACAGGGTCTGGTGACTGAGCTGAGCAAAAAGCACTGGTGCGTTTGGGCCTCCGAGGACTGCAGAGATCAGCGCTATCCTCCTCCAGATCTGCAGGCCCTGCTGAAGCTGGTGCTGGTGCCTCGTATCGACAACCTGTCAGTGCAGGCAATC CTCATGTACTTTATTCTGGACATGGCGAGTTTCCTGCAGTGCAGAGACGACCTCCTCCGATCTTTCTGCCTCGCGTTCACAATCCCTGCCGGCTTTTCCCAACAAATCCGGGCCTTCTGGCTGCTCGACCATGGACACGTCAAG GCCTccatggagctgctgctgagcccAAGGGCCGCTGTGCCCTGGCTGCCGTGGCAACACCGCTGCATCATCCACTGTCTCCTGACAAGGAAGCAGCCGTCTTCAGCACTGAGGTACCTCCACTGGGCCAGACCTGCGATAGAGAGCGCTGAAGATGCCCAGCTGTTTGTAGATGTACTACTTCAGAACAG TTGTGTCTCAGCGGCCTGGGATCTGCTGAGGAGAGGCCACACAGAGAGCGATGACGCGGCCACGTACTTCCTGCAAGTGTGCAACAGATTTGGTCTGTGCACAGAGGCTTTGAAGTGCATTCCTGCAGGATGCAAT GCTGAAGGAGACAATGGGACTAAGAGTACAGGGATGAAGGAAG CAGGAAGGCCACCCTGTCCACTGTCTGCCAAACTGTATCAGGCTCAGAGCACAGTGTCTCCAGGGGAACTTGTCCAGCTGGTCAGATTTGCTGCGATGGAAGTGAGAAATCCCCGTCCACAGATAAG TGAGCTGGTGTGGCCAGAGCACGCTGAGAGAAAATCAAACAGCAGAGACATGTTTCTGTCTACTCAGACTCTGAGTCTTCTCACGCCCGGCTCATCCCCCATGGACCTGACAGAAGAGCAAACAGCACATACAGAGGAATCCGGAGAGGAGCTAATCCATAAT CAGCAACACGAGACACACAAGCACTCGTCTTCCTGCAAGGAGCTGACCTGTGagtctgtctcctccttccccgcgtcctcctccctgcctctgtTGAGACGGGGTTGTCCTCACGTGTACGAGAGCACCTTGACTCTGCAGAGGATCTCGTCTCTTCTCACCGACAGTGAGTACAAGAGCGTGGGagacgatgaagaggagcgCAGACCCCCGTCGTCTGTTGATGTCTTGCCAGATTGCCCTGAGCTGCTGCCGACACCAGATGGTGCCACAGACCTCGTATCCCACAGCAACTGGAAGAGAGGCGCTTCAGCGGAGCGGGTGCTCTCAGCAGAGG AGGGAGAACATGTAGAGACGGGTGTTTTCTCAAGTGAGGATTCTACCGGTGGTGATACCGTTTCAGGACTGACCATGGACGCAACTCTTCCTCCAGataagag CAACggaatcagccaatcacatccATCCCTCTGTGAGGCCAAGCTGGAGGGTCACAGTTTCCTATCACATGACTTTG GCATCACTGACCCGTGGAGCACCGTGATGCCACAAGACGACCAATCAGATTGCATCGCTTCTCAGATTTTCAGTTTATGTGAAGAAGCCATATCTGACTGTTTTGTGGAAGAGGATTTACATCAG GAGGAGGCACTGGGCTGCTTCTCTCAGGATCCCTCCTGCTCCCTGTGGACTGACCTCCATCACGGTCCTATGTTAGAGCAGCCTACAGCCACTGGGGCCTCTGGAGATCTAGTAAAGATGGGGGTACAGGACAGCCCCCGCCTCTCTCCTGTTTGCAGCCTTATCtcaaccagctctgctccctcTGAAACCTCAGACAAGAGCCCACACACAACCCGATTGAAGACGGATGACCCCTGTGTCCGGAGCACCTCAGCCGGGCCAGATCACTGCAAAGTGGGCCGGGGGAGACAAGACGCCGAGACTCGCGGAGCCTCCAGTGGCctcgtctctgctgcagagccagGAGCTGCTTTCACACCAG ataAATCAAGGGCGTTAAACCAGCCCTATTCCTACAGTCTGCTCACCTTCATGGACTTCACTGCAAATCTACAAGGAGACAAAAGAGGAGGCAAACAG GCGGACAAAGAGGAGCCTGCAGGCTGGAGCTCGGGGAAGGCGTCGCAAGGTGCCATGAGGAGTGGGAGAACAAGATCGAGGAAGGGAAAACGAGTGAAGAGGGCCTGA
- the LOC133961426 gene encoding uncharacterized protein LOC133961426 isoform X5, with product MLDTEGQWSEALASNNVRAIIRWLRTLEGDVDKEEILPTFSCWVQRTSEFTKKELLTLCFSRCQSLWMFLDRSSFTRVHMLLQRLRNLLTLAEWARRQLASAHLWHGVGVPCGICRDTLSSSDVRQGCWGREHRALKQHIWLGRLVQWFGIMGLLPKLPEAHEVKRISQMWKEMEHNHQKSCLETLGWEEEEGGGRGRSFIQGLVTELSKKHWCVWASEDCRDQRYPPPDLQALLKLVLVPRIDNLSVQAILMYFILDMASFLQCRDDLLRSFCLAFTIPAGFSQQIRAFWLLDHGHVKASMELLLSPRAAVPWLPWQHRCIIHCLLTRKQPSSALRYLHWARPAIESAEDAQLFVDVLLQNSCVSAAWDLLRRGHTESDDAATYFLQVCNRFGLCTEALKCIPAGCNAEGDNGTKSTGMKEAGRPPCPLSAKLYQAQSTVSPGELVQLVRFAAMEVRNPRPQISELVWPEHAERKSNSRDMFLSTQTLSLLTPGSSPMDLTEEQTAHTEESGEELIHNQQHETHKHSSSCKELTCESVSSFPASSSLPLLRRGCPHVYESTLTLQRISSLLTDSEYKSVGDDEEERRPPSSVDVLPDCPELLPTPDGATDLVSHSNWKRGASAERVLSAEEGEHVETGVFSSEDSTGGDTVSGLTMDATLPPDKSQSHPSLCEAKLEGHSFLSHDFGITDPWSTVMPQDDQSDCIASQIFSLCEEAISDCFVEEDLHQKEEALGCFSQDPSCSLWTDLHHGPMLEQPTATGASGDLVKMGVQDSPRLSPVCSLISTSSAPSETSDKSPHTTRLKTDDPCVRSTSAGPDHCKVGRGRQDAETRGASSGLVSAAEPGAAFTPDKSRALNQPYSYSLLTFMDFTANLQGDKRGGKQADKEEPAGWSSGKASQGAMRSGRTRSRKGKRVKRA from the exons ATGTTGGATACAGAAGGCCAGTGGTCTGAGGCGTTGGCGAGCAACAACGTCAGAGCCATCATACGCTGGCTGCGGACACTTGAAG GTGACGTCGACAAGGAGGAAATCCTACCGACCTTCAGCTGCTGGGTGCAGCGGACGTCAGAGTTTACCAAAAAGGAGTTGTTAACATTAT GCTTCAGTCGGTGCCAGAGTCTCTGGATGTTCCTGGACCGCAGCTCTTTCACCCGAGTTCACATGCTGCTCCAGAGACTGAGGAACCTGCTCACGCTGGCAGAGTGGGCGAGACGACAGCTCGCCTCAGCCCACCTCTGGCACG GTGTGGGGGTCCCGTGTGGGATCTGCAGGGACACGCTGAGCTCCTCAGACGTCAGACAAGGTTGCTGGGGTCGAGAGCACAGGGCTCTGAAGCAGCATATCTGGCTGGGGCGGCTCGTTCAGTGGTTCGGCATCATGGGGCTTCTGCCCAAGCTCCCTG AGGCCCATGAGGTGAAGCGGATCTCTCAGATGTGGAAGGAAATGGAGCACAACCATCAGAAATCTTGTCTGGAGACACTTGG atgggaggaggaggagggaggaggaagagggcgCTCTTTCATACAGGGTCTGGTGACTGAGCTGAGCAAAAAGCACTGGTGCGTTTGGGCCTCCGAGGACTGCAGAGATCAGCGCTATCCTCCTCCAGATCTGCAGGCCCTGCTGAAGCTGGTGCTGGTGCCTCGTATCGACAACCTGTCAGTGCAGGCAATC CTCATGTACTTTATTCTGGACATGGCGAGTTTCCTGCAGTGCAGAGACGACCTCCTCCGATCTTTCTGCCTCGCGTTCACAATCCCTGCCGGCTTTTCCCAACAAATCCGGGCCTTCTGGCTGCTCGACCATGGACACGTCAAG GCCTccatggagctgctgctgagcccAAGGGCCGCTGTGCCCTGGCTGCCGTGGCAACACCGCTGCATCATCCACTGTCTCCTGACAAGGAAGCAGCCGTCTTCAGCACTGAGGTACCTCCACTGGGCCAGACCTGCGATAGAGAGCGCTGAAGATGCCCAGCTGTTTGTAGATGTACTACTTCAGAACAG TTGTGTCTCAGCGGCCTGGGATCTGCTGAGGAGAGGCCACACAGAGAGCGATGACGCGGCCACGTACTTCCTGCAAGTGTGCAACAGATTTGGTCTGTGCACAGAGGCTTTGAAGTGCATTCCTGCAGGATGCAAT GCTGAAGGAGACAATGGGACTAAGAGTACAGGGATGAAGGAAG CAGGAAGGCCACCCTGTCCACTGTCTGCCAAACTGTATCAGGCTCAGAGCACAGTGTCTCCAGGGGAACTTGTCCAGCTGGTCAGATTTGCTGCGATGGAAGTGAGAAATCCCCGTCCACAGATAAG TGAGCTGGTGTGGCCAGAGCACGCTGAGAGAAAATCAAACAGCAGAGACATGTTTCTGTCTACTCAGACTCTGAGTCTTCTCACGCCCGGCTCATCCCCCATGGACCTGACAGAAGAGCAAACAGCACATACAGAGGAATCCGGAGAGGAGCTAATCCATAAT CAGCAACACGAGACACACAAGCACTCGTCTTCCTGCAAGGAGCTGACCTGTGagtctgtctcctccttccccgcgtcctcctccctgcctctgtTGAGACGGGGTTGTCCTCACGTGTACGAGAGCACCTTGACTCTGCAGAGGATCTCGTCTCTTCTCACCGACAGTGAGTACAAGAGCGTGGGagacgatgaagaggagcgCAGACCCCCGTCGTCTGTTGATGTCTTGCCAGATTGCCCTGAGCTGCTGCCGACACCAGATGGTGCCACAGACCTCGTATCCCACAGCAACTGGAAGAGAGGCGCTTCAGCGGAGCGGGTGCTCTCAGCAGAGG AGGGAGAACATGTAGAGACGGGTGTTTTCTCAAGTGAGGATTCTACCGGTGGTGATACCGTTTCAGGACTGACCATGGACGCAACTCTTCCTCCAGataagag ccaatcacatccATCCCTCTGTGAGGCCAAGCTGGAGGGTCACAGTTTCCTATCACATGACTTTG GCATCACTGACCCGTGGAGCACCGTGATGCCACAAGACGACCAATCAGATTGCATCGCTTCTCAGATTTTCAGTTTATGTGAAGAAGCCATATCTGACTGTTTTGTGGAAGAGGATTTACATCAG AAGGAGGAGGCACTGGGCTGCTTCTCTCAGGATCCCTCCTGCTCCCTGTGGACTGACCTCCATCACGGTCCTATGTTAGAGCAGCCTACAGCCACTGGGGCCTCTGGAGATCTAGTAAAGATGGGGGTACAGGACAGCCCCCGCCTCTCTCCTGTTTGCAGCCTTATCtcaaccagctctgctccctcTGAAACCTCAGACAAGAGCCCACACACAACCCGATTGAAGACGGATGACCCCTGTGTCCGGAGCACCTCAGCCGGGCCAGATCACTGCAAAGTGGGCCGGGGGAGACAAGACGCCGAGACTCGCGGAGCCTCCAGTGGCctcgtctctgctgcagagccagGAGCTGCTTTCACACCAG ataAATCAAGGGCGTTAAACCAGCCCTATTCCTACAGTCTGCTCACCTTCATGGACTTCACTGCAAATCTACAAGGAGACAAAAGAGGAGGCAAACAG GCGGACAAAGAGGAGCCTGCAGGCTGGAGCTCGGGGAAGGCGTCGCAAGGTGCCATGAGGAGTGGGAGAACAAGATCGAGGAAGGGAAAACGAGTGAAGAGGGCCTGA
- the LOC133961426 gene encoding uncharacterized protein LOC133961426 isoform X2 yields the protein MLDTEGQWSEALASNNVRAIIRWLRTLEGDVDKEEILPTFSCWVQRTSEFTKKELLTLCFSRCQSLWMFLDRSSFTRVHMLLQRLRNLLTLAEWARRQLASAHLWHGVGVPCGICRDTLSSSDVRQGCWGREHRALKQHIWLGRLVQWFGIMGLLPKLPEAHEVKRISQMWKEMEHNHQKSCLETLGWEEEEGGGRGRSFIQGLVTELSKKHWCVWASEDCRDQRYPPPDLQALLKLVLVPRIDNLSVQAILMYFILDMASFLQCRDDLLRSFCLAFTIPAGFSQQIRAFWLLDHGHVKASMELLLSPRAAVPWLPWQHRCIIHCLLTRKQPSSALRYLHWARPAIESAEDAQLFVDVLLQNSCVSAAWDLLRRGHTESDDAATYFLQVCNRFGLCTEALKCIPAGCNAEGDNGTKSTGMKEGRPPCPLSAKLYQAQSTVSPGELVQLVRFAAMEVRNPRPQISELVWPEHAERKSNSRDMFLSTQTLSLLTPGSSPMDLTEEQTAHTEESGEELIHNQQHETHKHSSSCKELTCESVSSFPASSSLPLLRRGCPHVYESTLTLQRISSLLTDSEYKSVGDDEEERRPPSSVDVLPDCPELLPTPDGATDLVSHSNWKRGASAERVLSAEEGEHVETGVFSSEDSTGGDTVSGLTMDATLPPDKSNGISQSHPSLCEAKLEGHSFLSHDFGITDPWSTVMPQDDQSDCIASQIFSLCEEAISDCFVEEDLHQKEEALGCFSQDPSCSLWTDLHHGPMLEQPTATGASGDLVKMGVQDSPRLSPVCSLISTSSAPSETSDKSPHTTRLKTDDPCVRSTSAGPDHCKVGRGRQDAETRGASSGLVSAAEPGAAFTPDKSRALNQPYSYSLLTFMDFTANLQGDKRGGKQADKEEPAGWSSGKASQGAMRSGRTRSRKGKRVKRA from the exons ATGTTGGATACAGAAGGCCAGTGGTCTGAGGCGTTGGCGAGCAACAACGTCAGAGCCATCATACGCTGGCTGCGGACACTTGAAG GTGACGTCGACAAGGAGGAAATCCTACCGACCTTCAGCTGCTGGGTGCAGCGGACGTCAGAGTTTACCAAAAAGGAGTTGTTAACATTAT GCTTCAGTCGGTGCCAGAGTCTCTGGATGTTCCTGGACCGCAGCTCTTTCACCCGAGTTCACATGCTGCTCCAGAGACTGAGGAACCTGCTCACGCTGGCAGAGTGGGCGAGACGACAGCTCGCCTCAGCCCACCTCTGGCACG GTGTGGGGGTCCCGTGTGGGATCTGCAGGGACACGCTGAGCTCCTCAGACGTCAGACAAGGTTGCTGGGGTCGAGAGCACAGGGCTCTGAAGCAGCATATCTGGCTGGGGCGGCTCGTTCAGTGGTTCGGCATCATGGGGCTTCTGCCCAAGCTCCCTG AGGCCCATGAGGTGAAGCGGATCTCTCAGATGTGGAAGGAAATGGAGCACAACCATCAGAAATCTTGTCTGGAGACACTTGG atgggaggaggaggagggaggaggaagagggcgCTCTTTCATACAGGGTCTGGTGACTGAGCTGAGCAAAAAGCACTGGTGCGTTTGGGCCTCCGAGGACTGCAGAGATCAGCGCTATCCTCCTCCAGATCTGCAGGCCCTGCTGAAGCTGGTGCTGGTGCCTCGTATCGACAACCTGTCAGTGCAGGCAATC CTCATGTACTTTATTCTGGACATGGCGAGTTTCCTGCAGTGCAGAGACGACCTCCTCCGATCTTTCTGCCTCGCGTTCACAATCCCTGCCGGCTTTTCCCAACAAATCCGGGCCTTCTGGCTGCTCGACCATGGACACGTCAAG GCCTccatggagctgctgctgagcccAAGGGCCGCTGTGCCCTGGCTGCCGTGGCAACACCGCTGCATCATCCACTGTCTCCTGACAAGGAAGCAGCCGTCTTCAGCACTGAGGTACCTCCACTGGGCCAGACCTGCGATAGAGAGCGCTGAAGATGCCCAGCTGTTTGTAGATGTACTACTTCAGAACAG TTGTGTCTCAGCGGCCTGGGATCTGCTGAGGAGAGGCCACACAGAGAGCGATGACGCGGCCACGTACTTCCTGCAAGTGTGCAACAGATTTGGTCTGTGCACAGAGGCTTTGAAGTGCATTCCTGCAGGATGCAAT GCTGAAGGAGACAATGGGACTAAGAGTACAGGGATGAAGGAAG GAAGGCCACCCTGTCCACTGTCTGCCAAACTGTATCAGGCTCAGAGCACAGTGTCTCCAGGGGAACTTGTCCAGCTGGTCAGATTTGCTGCGATGGAAGTGAGAAATCCCCGTCCACAGATAAG TGAGCTGGTGTGGCCAGAGCACGCTGAGAGAAAATCAAACAGCAGAGACATGTTTCTGTCTACTCAGACTCTGAGTCTTCTCACGCCCGGCTCATCCCCCATGGACCTGACAGAAGAGCAAACAGCACATACAGAGGAATCCGGAGAGGAGCTAATCCATAAT CAGCAACACGAGACACACAAGCACTCGTCTTCCTGCAAGGAGCTGACCTGTGagtctgtctcctccttccccgcgtcctcctccctgcctctgtTGAGACGGGGTTGTCCTCACGTGTACGAGAGCACCTTGACTCTGCAGAGGATCTCGTCTCTTCTCACCGACAGTGAGTACAAGAGCGTGGGagacgatgaagaggagcgCAGACCCCCGTCGTCTGTTGATGTCTTGCCAGATTGCCCTGAGCTGCTGCCGACACCAGATGGTGCCACAGACCTCGTATCCCACAGCAACTGGAAGAGAGGCGCTTCAGCGGAGCGGGTGCTCTCAGCAGAGG AGGGAGAACATGTAGAGACGGGTGTTTTCTCAAGTGAGGATTCTACCGGTGGTGATACCGTTTCAGGACTGACCATGGACGCAACTCTTCCTCCAGataagag CAACggaatcagccaatcacatccATCCCTCTGTGAGGCCAAGCTGGAGGGTCACAGTTTCCTATCACATGACTTTG GCATCACTGACCCGTGGAGCACCGTGATGCCACAAGACGACCAATCAGATTGCATCGCTTCTCAGATTTTCAGTTTATGTGAAGAAGCCATATCTGACTGTTTTGTGGAAGAGGATTTACATCAG AAGGAGGAGGCACTGGGCTGCTTCTCTCAGGATCCCTCCTGCTCCCTGTGGACTGACCTCCATCACGGTCCTATGTTAGAGCAGCCTACAGCCACTGGGGCCTCTGGAGATCTAGTAAAGATGGGGGTACAGGACAGCCCCCGCCTCTCTCCTGTTTGCAGCCTTATCtcaaccagctctgctccctcTGAAACCTCAGACAAGAGCCCACACACAACCCGATTGAAGACGGATGACCCCTGTGTCCGGAGCACCTCAGCCGGGCCAGATCACTGCAAAGTGGGCCGGGGGAGACAAGACGCCGAGACTCGCGGAGCCTCCAGTGGCctcgtctctgctgcagagccagGAGCTGCTTTCACACCAG ataAATCAAGGGCGTTAAACCAGCCCTATTCCTACAGTCTGCTCACCTTCATGGACTTCACTGCAAATCTACAAGGAGACAAAAGAGGAGGCAAACAG GCGGACAAAGAGGAGCCTGCAGGCTGGAGCTCGGGGAAGGCGTCGCAAGGTGCCATGAGGAGTGGGAGAACAAGATCGAGGAAGGGAAAACGAGTGAAGAGGGCCTGA
- the LOC133961426 gene encoding uncharacterized protein LOC133961426 isoform X1 encodes MLDTEGQWSEALASNNVRAIIRWLRTLEGDVDKEEILPTFSCWVQRTSEFTKKELLTLCFSRCQSLWMFLDRSSFTRVHMLLQRLRNLLTLAEWARRQLASAHLWHGVGVPCGICRDTLSSSDVRQGCWGREHRALKQHIWLGRLVQWFGIMGLLPKLPEAHEVKRISQMWKEMEHNHQKSCLETLGWEEEEGGGRGRSFIQGLVTELSKKHWCVWASEDCRDQRYPPPDLQALLKLVLVPRIDNLSVQAILMYFILDMASFLQCRDDLLRSFCLAFTIPAGFSQQIRAFWLLDHGHVKASMELLLSPRAAVPWLPWQHRCIIHCLLTRKQPSSALRYLHWARPAIESAEDAQLFVDVLLQNSCVSAAWDLLRRGHTESDDAATYFLQVCNRFGLCTEALKCIPAGCNAEGDNGTKSTGMKEAGRPPCPLSAKLYQAQSTVSPGELVQLVRFAAMEVRNPRPQISELVWPEHAERKSNSRDMFLSTQTLSLLTPGSSPMDLTEEQTAHTEESGEELIHNQQHETHKHSSSCKELTCESVSSFPASSSLPLLRRGCPHVYESTLTLQRISSLLTDSEYKSVGDDEEERRPPSSVDVLPDCPELLPTPDGATDLVSHSNWKRGASAERVLSAEEGEHVETGVFSSEDSTGGDTVSGLTMDATLPPDKSNGISQSHPSLCEAKLEGHSFLSHDFGITDPWSTVMPQDDQSDCIASQIFSLCEEAISDCFVEEDLHQKEEALGCFSQDPSCSLWTDLHHGPMLEQPTATGASGDLVKMGVQDSPRLSPVCSLISTSSAPSETSDKSPHTTRLKTDDPCVRSTSAGPDHCKVGRGRQDAETRGASSGLVSAAEPGAAFTPDKSRALNQPYSYSLLTFMDFTANLQGDKRGGKQADKEEPAGWSSGKASQGAMRSGRTRSRKGKRVKRA; translated from the exons ATGTTGGATACAGAAGGCCAGTGGTCTGAGGCGTTGGCGAGCAACAACGTCAGAGCCATCATACGCTGGCTGCGGACACTTGAAG GTGACGTCGACAAGGAGGAAATCCTACCGACCTTCAGCTGCTGGGTGCAGCGGACGTCAGAGTTTACCAAAAAGGAGTTGTTAACATTAT GCTTCAGTCGGTGCCAGAGTCTCTGGATGTTCCTGGACCGCAGCTCTTTCACCCGAGTTCACATGCTGCTCCAGAGACTGAGGAACCTGCTCACGCTGGCAGAGTGGGCGAGACGACAGCTCGCCTCAGCCCACCTCTGGCACG GTGTGGGGGTCCCGTGTGGGATCTGCAGGGACACGCTGAGCTCCTCAGACGTCAGACAAGGTTGCTGGGGTCGAGAGCACAGGGCTCTGAAGCAGCATATCTGGCTGGGGCGGCTCGTTCAGTGGTTCGGCATCATGGGGCTTCTGCCCAAGCTCCCTG AGGCCCATGAGGTGAAGCGGATCTCTCAGATGTGGAAGGAAATGGAGCACAACCATCAGAAATCTTGTCTGGAGACACTTGG atgggaggaggaggagggaggaggaagagggcgCTCTTTCATACAGGGTCTGGTGACTGAGCTGAGCAAAAAGCACTGGTGCGTTTGGGCCTCCGAGGACTGCAGAGATCAGCGCTATCCTCCTCCAGATCTGCAGGCCCTGCTGAAGCTGGTGCTGGTGCCTCGTATCGACAACCTGTCAGTGCAGGCAATC CTCATGTACTTTATTCTGGACATGGCGAGTTTCCTGCAGTGCAGAGACGACCTCCTCCGATCTTTCTGCCTCGCGTTCACAATCCCTGCCGGCTTTTCCCAACAAATCCGGGCCTTCTGGCTGCTCGACCATGGACACGTCAAG GCCTccatggagctgctgctgagcccAAGGGCCGCTGTGCCCTGGCTGCCGTGGCAACACCGCTGCATCATCCACTGTCTCCTGACAAGGAAGCAGCCGTCTTCAGCACTGAGGTACCTCCACTGGGCCAGACCTGCGATAGAGAGCGCTGAAGATGCCCAGCTGTTTGTAGATGTACTACTTCAGAACAG TTGTGTCTCAGCGGCCTGGGATCTGCTGAGGAGAGGCCACACAGAGAGCGATGACGCGGCCACGTACTTCCTGCAAGTGTGCAACAGATTTGGTCTGTGCACAGAGGCTTTGAAGTGCATTCCTGCAGGATGCAAT GCTGAAGGAGACAATGGGACTAAGAGTACAGGGATGAAGGAAG CAGGAAGGCCACCCTGTCCACTGTCTGCCAAACTGTATCAGGCTCAGAGCACAGTGTCTCCAGGGGAACTTGTCCAGCTGGTCAGATTTGCTGCGATGGAAGTGAGAAATCCCCGTCCACAGATAAG TGAGCTGGTGTGGCCAGAGCACGCTGAGAGAAAATCAAACAGCAGAGACATGTTTCTGTCTACTCAGACTCTGAGTCTTCTCACGCCCGGCTCATCCCCCATGGACCTGACAGAAGAGCAAACAGCACATACAGAGGAATCCGGAGAGGAGCTAATCCATAAT CAGCAACACGAGACACACAAGCACTCGTCTTCCTGCAAGGAGCTGACCTGTGagtctgtctcctccttccccgcgtcctcctccctgcctctgtTGAGACGGGGTTGTCCTCACGTGTACGAGAGCACCTTGACTCTGCAGAGGATCTCGTCTCTTCTCACCGACAGTGAGTACAAGAGCGTGGGagacgatgaagaggagcgCAGACCCCCGTCGTCTGTTGATGTCTTGCCAGATTGCCCTGAGCTGCTGCCGACACCAGATGGTGCCACAGACCTCGTATCCCACAGCAACTGGAAGAGAGGCGCTTCAGCGGAGCGGGTGCTCTCAGCAGAGG AGGGAGAACATGTAGAGACGGGTGTTTTCTCAAGTGAGGATTCTACCGGTGGTGATACCGTTTCAGGACTGACCATGGACGCAACTCTTCCTCCAGataagag CAACggaatcagccaatcacatccATCCCTCTGTGAGGCCAAGCTGGAGGGTCACAGTTTCCTATCACATGACTTTG GCATCACTGACCCGTGGAGCACCGTGATGCCACAAGACGACCAATCAGATTGCATCGCTTCTCAGATTTTCAGTTTATGTGAAGAAGCCATATCTGACTGTTTTGTGGAAGAGGATTTACATCAG AAGGAGGAGGCACTGGGCTGCTTCTCTCAGGATCCCTCCTGCTCCCTGTGGACTGACCTCCATCACGGTCCTATGTTAGAGCAGCCTACAGCCACTGGGGCCTCTGGAGATCTAGTAAAGATGGGGGTACAGGACAGCCCCCGCCTCTCTCCTGTTTGCAGCCTTATCtcaaccagctctgctccctcTGAAACCTCAGACAAGAGCCCACACACAACCCGATTGAAGACGGATGACCCCTGTGTCCGGAGCACCTCAGCCGGGCCAGATCACTGCAAAGTGGGCCGGGGGAGACAAGACGCCGAGACTCGCGGAGCCTCCAGTGGCctcgtctctgctgcagagccagGAGCTGCTTTCACACCAG ataAATCAAGGGCGTTAAACCAGCCCTATTCCTACAGTCTGCTCACCTTCATGGACTTCACTGCAAATCTACAAGGAGACAAAAGAGGAGGCAAACAG GCGGACAAAGAGGAGCCTGCAGGCTGGAGCTCGGGGAAGGCGTCGCAAGGTGCCATGAGGAGTGGGAGAACAAGATCGAGGAAGGGAAAACGAGTGAAGAGGGCCTGA